The following DNA comes from Nicotiana sylvestris chromosome 10, ASM39365v2, whole genome shotgun sequence.
ttctaaatcatgaagaagggtgcacttcgtgtgacttcttttctgtttagaGTCAATCCCATTTTTGGAACGAGGTtcagataagttgcaaagccgggttGAGCTTCTGTAtccccggtacgctaccccccccggctcgagctgtccgctcgggtaatccaggtctagaacaaacacccaggttctgaacctagaataactcaacttcatgccggatccctagtaggaatctgcatcatgtgcatttttgacttaggggactcaacacaggggttgggtccgtctaggaatagcaacctgaaacagaaaagacccatcctgatgcatcctacttactgtttgtgcattttatttgctttggacttgcatgctgaccggttttgaatattgggaaaatttgaataaaaaaagagagaaagaaaaatagcagtgtatagggttaatcttctgctttgaaaaataacaatgtccaaatagtgtcgaaactctgccgaaattttaaaaaaatatttttatttttaatagtttgttttactaaaagcaaaggaaaaatagaaaaagagtctttatttttggaaattgttcgcagaaaaagaaaaagaaaagagtctttattttagtttgggaataggttgttttattgtttgttgaaaatgaaaagaaaaaaagagtcgttattctgtcttgttttcaaaaaatagaaaatgaaaatagtCTGTCTTGCCGTGAAAAATGAATATGACAAAAgtcttgtttttttaaaaaatatatatatattttttgtttatgaaatgcccaaaaagaaaatgaaaagagtcgtgctttgaaagtggtttgttatttgcttatgaaatgtCAAAAACGAAAATGAAAAAGAttcttgttttttaaaaaaaaaatatagtttgttttattaccgaactacgcgggtctgattctcaccggatgtgagatacgtaggcaaatctcatcggttccgaccccaattttcaaaaaataatccaaaaatattttcttccagtcccttctttgaaaatatttccttaaaatttttaaaaacaaaaaaaaagtagtttttaaactcaaaaacaaaaatggttTCCTTCTTTCTAATATCTTtcatacaaaaaaagaaaaagcaataaaaatcaaaatctaaaatacgggtttccttcattctgaagtatttttccaaaaaatccaaaaaatatcagaaacaaaaatccagaaaaattgCTTTTTAGCTGTCTTTATTTTGTAAATATCCATAAAAGCTTTGAAAATatgagtccaaaaatattttctcttttctttagaagtgcttttgtaaataaataaaaaaaactcaaaaatccaaaatattttcataaaagtgcctctttcgaaaattaagaggcaacagccaaaattcaaagaaaatattttctttcttgtttagaaaaagagagaataaatgaaaattcaaacaaaaatattttcttttttttttacttctaaaattctcaaagttccaatcaaaagaaaaagaatttttagaagtctttctttcaaaaaataaaaatagtgtcaaattcaaaaatccaaaaaatatcctTTTCTTCTCTTAAAGcactttttttagaaaaattcaaaagaaacaaaaatccaaaaaaaaaacctttattcttttaaagcattttttcctttttttttaaaaaaattattccaaaaaaaagaaaaaaaagagagttagtttacttactctaTTCACATCTCCCGAACTAAGaaagatctgattcacgcggcgccgtgatacgtaggcaatcctcatcggatccggtcacgttTTTAACttcaaataaaaacaaaaaataagaaaatataaataaaagggaGCCGAAATGACGCATGCCATCAGtgcaaacatgtagaaactcACTTAACTGTATATGTGCATCACACTCCAatgtgagattacctgtctgttatttgtttcaaactaaccgtttgcttgctgctaagtccaggtttttagaaaggtggtttggtttggtggaggtctggcctcacatttatactttacgaggtcgaaaggaagtgttcagCTGTCCGTCACTAAGTCGAGAGGAAGTATTCTcacttacttcacgagatcaaagggaagtgtagatatgtcttcagaaattcctttgccaacaattcctgtctccgaagagagttcaatctcggccatcccaacttccgaatcagcaactgctgaagaaaacagaatcttgcggcttcgcatgttggaaatgttagatgactggaacaatggaaaagagccgccgagtgtaatccctggattccccgagctgttctctaggacaagtgggacttccaacgtccccataagttatccaactaccccattcgggtatcctaccatttcagcccactccgctggatcaccctctgattcttatcctcGGATGTCAACGACAGATGTGgctacaaacatattcactgcaccgcCCTGTCTACTCGTGgcacaacccgctacacacatgcctaattttgactcttcctcattcacatttcaagcaccatccttctcgcTGGAACCAAATCGGTTTACCACCAGCACTCACCCTCAGCAGCCTCAATACAAGCTTACGCCTGGGCAAGACCAAAATCCCAAAGCTTTTGAACAAGATGAAATGGtgaaaagaatgaggagcctcgagcagagtttaaaaaatatgcaaggtttaagcgggcaGAAGAGTGTCTCATATACttatctgtgcatgttccctcatgtacACCTGCCCATAGGGTTCAAAACAccgaagtttgagaaatatgatggacatggcgatcccattgctcacctcaaaaagtattgcaaccaattgcgtggGGCTGgaggcaaagaagaattgttgatggcatacttcggagaaagcttggtgggcatagcctcagaatggtatatggatcaggacatatctcgatggcacatTTGGGACGATCTCGCCAGAGATATTGTAAggcagtttcagtataatattgacatcgcaccagacaggaattctttgtcaaacttgaagaagaaaccctcagaaagctttagagaatatgctattaaatggcgcgagcaagcatcaagggtaaaacctcccatggatgaaatagaaatggtcactactttcctccaagctcaagaatcagattacttccaaaacatgatgtcggccatgggaaaacctttcgcagaagcgattaagatcggggaaatggtagaaaatgggctaaaaacgggtcgaattctaagccaatctgctatcagagctacctcccaagccattcagggtgggtctggcGGAAtagcaaaaggaaagaaaagggaagaaacatTCATGGCAGCGTCGGGTACAAGGAGAAACTATACTCCCAGATCCTTTTTCTTAGAGAGGACCCTGCAACATTATTACCCTCACCAAGATTTGGCCTATACTCCTCAGCCATACTCGGTTATGAATACTCAGCCTTATGTtcggccacaacaacaagccaacagaaatcaagctccacctcccagaaatcagcctctctACCGAcaccactataatccacaactACCCCAGAATAACTTCCGTCCTCAAGAATCACCCAGAAGACAaactttcacacccattggtTAACCGTATTCTACCCTATTCCCAAAACTGGTCcaaccagtccctcagacaaggcaaaATCCAGCATCACCTGCTTAAAGAGCCGGTGTCAGGTGTGCTTATCATTCGGGAGCAGAAGGACATGATACCAATGATTGTTGAACTTTAAAAAGGGTGGTAGAGAACTTAATAGAACAGGAAAAGATAGtattaagggacgaggaggtcccaaatgtgaccaacaatccgttgcccgctcacaataatgagccattgattgggatgatctgtgaggacaaggagtttgatcctgccctgaaagctataatcgccattgtcgataCAGAGAGAAAGCCTAAAGCAGCCCCGAAgcaagagaaaggggaaaagaagactaaTACTGTCAAGGCTGAGCTCGAAAAGAAGGCTGAGACAAAGACGGAGACGATGTTGCCTTCGAAGAACGAAGTTCTCTACATTCCACGAGGTCAATCAGAGAAGCCACAGATTTTCGAAATGAAAAGGGGAATACCGATGTACGTGgtgaaaggggcctatgtggttcGGGGGACGATTAAACCGCCTCGGCTGAATGAGctagtggttatcggacgcgtgccacagaagCCAATGGAAGACTCGTCTATGAtaccgtggaattatcaacaaacattggttacgtacaaaggcaaagaaatcacgggggaacttccggaaaatacttcCGCTGGAAGATATTCAGACATTCAAGAAGTGAACAATGCCACACGGAAGCGCTTCCCACCCGAGAAGCCTGTAAGCGCTGAAGAAGCAGAGGCTTTCTTTCAGAAGATGAATATGCCTGACTATGAAGTTTTGGATCAGTTGCGCAAATACCCTGAACATGTGTCTATGCTATCTTTGCTAATGAGGTCCGCCGAGCATCAGAAGATCCTGCTCAAAACTTTGAATGAAGCGTATGTGCCGGTTGagacttcagttgaacaactTGAAAGAATGACGGAAAGGTTCTTTGCGGTTAATCAAGTTTCTTTTAGCAAGAATGATTTGCCTCCGGAGGGAGCAACTCACAACAAGGCTTTACATCTGACAGTCAAGtgtgaagactactacgtcaagcgagtaatgttggatgggggttcgggtgttgacatttgtccgctctctaCGCTGCAAAGAATGAAAATTGGGATCGGAAGGATTCGCCCCAATAATGTATGTGTAAGAgcttttgatggcatcaagagggACACCTTCGGAGAAATAGACCTGATATTGACTATCGGGCCGGTGGAGTTCGAAGTAACTTTCCAGGTACTGgatatggacacatcttacaacttTCTCCTCagaaggccttggattcatgctgcaggggctgtaccctccactctccaccaaatggtgaagtttgaatatgaagatcgggaaattgtggtccacagAGAAGACGAActgtctatttatcgggacccatccatcccatatcttgaagcaagagaagggagtgagcacacagtttatcaggcttttgaagttgtgctggcggagcagtatgaagaagggagcccttgcccccaacctttatTGTCCAACGCTTCAATCATGGTCGCTAAACAAATGATCTGACGGGGATTCAAACCGGGAGGAGGACTTGGAAAATCGTTGCAAGGAATAACTGAGCCTATCACCTCGCCTTCCACTAAGAAAATCTTTGGGATAGGCTTCCACCCtactccaaaagatgaaaattgggcaaagaagagaaaaaatgagGGATGGAAGTTGCCTCGACCATTGCCACATTTGTACGAAACTTTCATCAGACCAAAGtacattgaagaagaagatgacgagGCCTTTACGGCCGAAGAGATTGAAGAAATATCTGGGtcaatgagagaaatgctttaCGAAACTCACATGGTTCAGCTGGGAGAAGGCACAAGAACCGCTAAGGTGCTATACATGGGGCCAAATGCTAAGCTTCAAAATTGGGAGGCTACACCGTTCCCAGTCAGGAAGGAGTCCGGGTAGacttgtcctgccacctttcctgcatcacgagttatcccagggtgtaactcgaatgtttttctttagtttcctgttttAATTTCCTGAAATATAAATCCTGTTATCTTCccaattccaaggaataaaatcagtatttcatcatttttctttattctttctaatttttgctatttttcttttatcttttcctttcagttataataatgcggctttaaataatatgacatgcttgcggacttcacgcccagatccaaACGAGCCGtttaactgtgaaataatgaaccaagaaccggaatatgacgaagaagagacttttagggaaataaatcgagaattggaacactttgagaataaacctaagccgaatttgaatgacaccgaaccagttaacttgggaactcctgaagaaatccgagaaaccaaaataagcattcacacagatgagaaAACGCGATATGCAATAATTCAACTCctctttgaatttaaagatgtgtttgcttggtcatacgatgacatgccaggattaggtgttgatctagtggtgcataaattaccaatttaccctgattgtcctccagttcaacagaagcagaggaagttcaagactgatatcagTGATaggatcaaagaagaaatcacaaagcagctgAAAACaagagtaattcgggtagtccagtatactacgtggttggctaatgtagttccggtaccgaagaaagatggaaaaactcgggtgtgtgtggattatcgagatttgaatagggaaagtcccaaagacaatttcccgttacctaacatccacatccttgttgataactatgccaaacatgatatacagtctttcgtagatttttacgctggatatcatcaggtgttgatggatgaagaagataccAAGAAAAtcgccttcactacaccttggggtacttactattatcgggttatgccattcggtttaaagaatgccggggctacttacatgagagacataactgccatttttcatgatattatgcatcaagagatagaggtgtatgtagacgacgtgatagtcaagtcaaggactcaggacgatcatgttcgagacttgaggaaattttttGAGAGGCTGAGAAAGTACGACCTGAAGCTGAATCCGGCTAAGTGCGCCTTCGGAGTCCAATTCGAGCAAGCTTCtaggtttcatagtaagcaggagaggtatcgagttagatccaacaaagataaaatctattcgAGATCTATCtcctccaagaacgaagaaagacgtgatgagtctattgggcaggttaaactatatcagtcgattcattgcccaactgactagcacatgtgagcccatattcaagctattgaggaaggatgcaaCAATCAAATGGACGgttgagtgtcaagaggcttttgacaagatcaaagaatatctctcaaatcctccagttttggtcccgccagagccagagagacccatgttcttgtatctgacggtcttggaaaattctttcacttgtgtcctcggacaacatgacataactggaaagaaagagcaagcgatctattacttaagcaagaagttcaccagctatgaggccaagtacactttgttggaaagaacgtgttgttctttgacgtgggtcgctcaaaaattgagacattatctccaagctcatactacttacctcataactaggttggatcctttgaagtacatattccagaaaccaatgcctactgggagattatcaaagtggcaaatctttcttactgaattcgacatagtctatgtcactcgcacggcaatgaaagcccaggcgttagcggatcacttggctgagaacccagttgatgaggaataccaactattgagtacttattttccagatgaagagataAACACCATAGGAGTAGTCTCGGAAGACGCTCAtgcttggaagatgttctttgatggggctgtaaacgccaaaggtgtaggaattggggcaatcttgatctcacccactggtcaacactatccggctacagctaggcttcgtttcttttgcacaaacaatacagctgaatatgaagcctgcatcatgggcatgaatatggcgatcgatcaagatgttgaagatttgttgattatgggggattctgatctgattatccgacaagcccagggtgaatgggaaactcaagatgtcaagcttattccttaccggcagCACGTGGAGGATCTCAGCAAGTgattcaaatcaatagagtttaggtatatcccgcggtgtcacaatgaactagccgatgcacttgccactttagcTTCAATGTTGCCTTATCCAGGCAAtgcccacatcgatcccttggaaatccaaatcagggaaagacacggttactataatgtaatcgaggcaggaccaagtacccaaccatggtaccatgatgttaagaggttcttgaaaacacaagaataccccgaacatgctactggagatcaaaagagaactattaggcggcatgcaagtggatTCTTTTCgagcggcgaggtattgtataaaagaaccccagatctcaatttgttgagatgtgttgacgccgaagagactggaagaataaatgcatgaggtacacgcgggagtatgcaggccccacatgaacgggtatgttttagcaaagaaaatccttcgagcgggttattactggatgaccatggaaaaagactGTTTTAGTtccgttcgaaagtgtcatcagtgtcaggtgcacggtgatttgattcatgcacctcccacagaattGCATCCCAtatctgcaccttggccatttgttgcttggggcatggacgtcattgggccaatcgagccgaaagcctcaaatggacacagattcatattggtcgctattgattacttcacaaaatgggtagaagctgtcactctcaaatcggtcactaagaaagccgtggtggattttgtacattcaaatcttatctgtcgtttcggtattcctgcaactatcatcacagataacgcgacaaacctgaatagtcacttgatggaggatgtatgcgaacagttcaaaatcataggaactccactccttatcggcccaaggccaatgacgttgttgaagcagcaaacaaaaacatcaagaatattttgaggaagacaatccagagttccagacaatggcatgaacaatTACCTTTTGCCTTGCTGGAATATCGCACTACAATATGCACATtagtaggggcaaccccatacttgttggtttatgggaccgaggctgtgataccggcagaggtagaaattccttcgctccgaaccattgttgaagcagagattgaagataacgaatgggttaagactcgattggagaaGTTGACcttaattgatgaaaaacgaatggctgcagtctgccacgggcagttgtaccaacaaagaatgacCCGCGcttataacaagaaggtgcgacccaggaattttgaagtaggtcaactagtGTTAagacgcattcttccacatcaccaggaagcgaaaggaaaatttgctcctaactggaaaggtccgtacatcatcaggaagatattgccaagaggagcgttgtatctgggtgatattgaaggaaatgatcctgaaacagctgTGAACGCGGATGCAGTCAAAATGTACTATGTCTGAGTTTACTTCAGTGATGTGTTGGAACATTTAAGATGATGAAAGTTTTTttcccgctacccaaacactatcaactctttctacaaaccctttgagccggttacatttctttggccaccCTATTTGGAATCCAAAAGCACcgttgaaaaaaaaatgattagcctgaactacgcttgacttgattccgaaaggatacgtaggcagcctctctctggggttcagtcatactaaaataaaaatccaaattccctcaaaatgaaactggggcagatgttataatgatCCCGCGATAATCCCGTTTTGAATGGTTCCAATGTTGTAAAtcgatccaaatcatttttacccaaatcctttcaagtccttaTGATCAATCAGTGAGAGTGGTCAAGGATTAGAGGATACAACTATTTGGATCCGCaagaaaatgagagaaataaaaggagagagtcttattggtgaaaactcacacgggcaccgtaaggcaatgacgagcagagaaatcgaaaatgggagagcttgtttagtaaaaactcgcaaagagtactatcaggcgacagtgagaagagaaatgagagaggtcgactagcgaaaacccgcaaagggcgctatcggccgaaaagatgatttcACCACAGAAAGTTCTTGCAAGGTTCCCTGTttgggaaacatagatccgtttttgGTTCATGAGAAAATGCAAGTTCGTGAggttcgggcatccagtccaaaaggcatgtcatgtcagtttaaAGCCAGCATGAacctcagataagtccttcttttccccgaaagggacacttctcttttaaattcgttTCTCTgctctttgtttacctttccttgaatccctttcggtttaaccctaaattccaaatgtattagaaagaaaaggtggcaggaccggtttcataGAGCTCCATCTagcaagaagtgaagaaaatacccagcctcagtggtgcgtcagtccaatcccgactgatcatgatgttgattacctccaaagtaaaggcattctcaaaaaaaaaaaatccccaatgaGATTTGccccagtaaaaatccccaagcagaatgagat
Coding sequences within:
- the LOC138879972 gene encoding uncharacterized protein, encoding MTGSKNQFLSLEDLKRGNVYVGNGKKYEIIGVVKEHEDESIGLVKKLSEVTAQVEATPKERTCDGTGSFIQGNLTGGTEQRRSESNSQMEPVHEPIPQLQSMGETPNRNQTGCETLQNLCAFDASLSLIEPKNVAEALQDADLVNAMVVENLIEQEKIVLRDEEVPNVTNNPLPAHNNEPLIGMICEDKEFDPALKAIIAIVDTERKPKAAPKQEKGEKKTNTVKAELEKKAETKTETMLPSKNEVLYIPRGQSEKPQIFEMKRGIPMYVVKGAYVVRGTIKPPRLNELVVIGRVPQKPMEDSSMIPWNYQQTLVTYKGKEITGELPENTSAGRYSDIQEVNNATRKRFPPEKPVSAEEAEAFFQKMNMPDYEVLDQLRKYPEHVSMLSLLMRSAEHQKILLKTLNEAYVPVETSVEQLERMTERFFAVNQVSFSKNDLPPEGATHNKALHLTVKCEDYYVKRVMLDGGSGVDICPLSTLQRMKIGIGRIRPNNVCVRAFDGIKRDTFGEIDLILTIGPVEFEVTFQVLDMDTSYNFLLRRPWIHAAGAVPSTLHQMVKFEYEDREIVVHREDELSIYRDPSIPYLEAREGSEHTVYQAFEVVLAEQYEEGSPCPQPLLSNASIMVAKQMI
- the LOC138879973 gene encoding uncharacterized protein gives rise to the protein MPGLGVDLVVHKLPIYPDCPPVQQKQRKFKTDISDRIKEEITKQLKTRVLMDEEDTKKIAFTTPWGATPYLLVYGTEAVIPAEVEIPSLRTIVEAEIEDNEWVKTRLEKLTLIDEKRMAAVCHGQLYQQRMTRAYNKKVRPRNFEVGQLVLRRILPHHQEAKGKFAPNWKGPYIIRKILPRGALYLGDIEGNDPETAVNADAVKMYYV